From the genome of Pseudomonas sihuiensis:
CAGCGCCTGAATACGCAAACGCGGAGTCATCAGAAGCTGTAATCCGCGGTGACGAAGAACGAACGTGGCGCCCCCAGGTACCACTGCTCGCCGTCGCTGCTGGCGGTGGTGGCGTACTGGCGGTCGAACAGGTTGTTCAGCTCCAGACCCAGGCGCACATCCGGCAACGCCTGCCAGGCGATGTTGGCGTCGACCACGGTGTAGCCAGGCACCTTGGCGGTGTTGGCCGTATCGGCATAACGCGCATCGACATAACGCGCGCCGATACCGGCATCCACGCCACTACCGAGCGCCTTGTTCAGCCACAGGTTGGCGGTGCGCTTAGGCACGTTGGTCGGGCGATTGCCGCTGCGGTCGCCGCCGCCTTCGACGAAGTCGTCGTACTCGGCGCGTACGAAGGCGGCGTTGGCCGACACCTGCCAGCCCCGACCCAGCGCCAATTCCAGGGTGGCCTCCAGGCCATCGGAGGATTGCTGGCCGATCTGCTCGGTGGGCGAGGTCGGGGTTGCGCGGCTGAGCAGCTTCTTCTTGACGATATGGTAGGCGGCCAGCGTCCACTCGCCCTGCCCACCCCAGAACATCTGCTTGAGGCCGATCTCGCTCTGCCTGGCTTCGCTGAGGTCGAACTGCTGCTGAGTCGGGTTCAGGGTCAGCAAGTTGTTCACCCCCTCGGTGCTGGTGGCGTACTGACCGTACAGCGACAGCTCGGGGGTCAGGGCGAAGACCAGCCCGGCACGCCAATTGTCGCCACTCAGGCTGCGGTCGACGCTGCTGCCATCGATCAGGTTGTCGCGCTGCAGATGCACCTGATCACGGCGCACCCCGGTGACCAGCGACAGGCGCTCGGTCAGCTGGGTACGGTTCTCGGCGAACAGCGAGAACTGCCGCGCCAGGTTGCGCTCGCGCGGGCCGTAGCCGAGCGGGTCGGTGCTCTGGTACTGACCGCCGCCGGAGCCGTTCAGCGGCACGCTGTCGCTGAAGCTGCTGGCGAAATCGTGCTGGCGGGCGAAGTGGATGCGGTTGTAATCCACACCAATCACGGTACGGCTATCGAGGCCGAACAGGGTGTGATCGAGGGTGAAGGTCTGGCGGTCGCCGACCTGTTCCTGGGTGTGCTTGATCTCGTAGAACTCGCTGCGCTCGACCGTATCGCCCGGCTGCCAGCGAAAGGCCTCGGCATTGCGCCAGTAGCGCTGGGTTTTGATGTAGTAGAGCTGGTTGCTGGCACTGAGCACGTCGTTGATGTGCCAGTCGCTTACCAGGCGGGTGATCTGGTCGTTGTAGCGAATGTCGGCATTGGCGACGTTGTAGTTACGTTCGCGGATGCTCTCGCGGTACTTGCCGGCCACCAGCGGCGTGCCGAGATAACGCATCGGGCTCTGGTCGCCATGGTCATGGGACAGGGTGAAGCTCAGGTCGTCATGGGCGTCCCAGCGCAGGGCCGCGCTGAGCGCCAGGCTGTCCGAATCACCGCGGTCGACCCAACCATTGCTGGCCTGCTGATTGATGTTGAAGCGGTAGCTCAGTTCGTCACTCAGCGAACCGCCGCTGTCCAGCGCAGCCTGGCGGCGGTCGTCGCTGCCGTAGCCGAGGCGCAGCTGGTTGCGGATCTCGCCGGCGAAGGGCTTCTTCGGCACCACGTTGATCACCGCGCCGGTGGCGCCCTCACCATAGAGCACCGAAGCCGGGCCGCGCAGCACGTCGATGCGCGCTACCGACCAGGTGTCCACCGGGAAGGTCACGGTGCCGGCGCCGACGTACTGGCGGGTGCCATCGTACAGCTGCATGGTCGCCGAATGGCCGGTGAAGCCGCGCGCCGACAGCGCGGTGCCGCCATTGCCGGGCGAGCCGATGCTGCTGATACCCGGCGTGCGGGTCACGGCGTCCTGCACCGTGAGGTTGTTGCGCCCACGTACCTCGGCGCCGCTCAGGCTGCTGGTGCTGGCCGGGGTTTGCAGGGCCGACAGCTCCAGGCGCGAGCCGGACGTGGTGGGCGTATGCAGATCGCTCTCGCCTTCCTCGGCAGCGGACGCCTGGACGGTGACGGCAGGGAGATCGACATGAGATTCGCTGGCCATGGCCACACCGCCGACCAGCAGCGCGAATGGCAGGGAGCAGAGGCGTAGAAGGTGCTGCACGCGAGTGATTCCGGATCTTCCAGGAGAGTCGTCAGGACGCTCCAGGCTCCGGGTGTGCGCGTTGAAGGCGGTCAGCCTTGACGCTTCGCAGTCGGTGCCTGAGGCGATAATGTTATTGTTATAACATAACATTATCGTTTTTCGCAGGTAGCCTGAAACGGGCTCACGCCCTTCGTTCAGGCATGCAGAAGAGAGGTTCTTGTAGCGGAAATGGCGCGCCATATTGCTTCCATCGCAAAGAGAAAAGGCACGGCAATCCGATGGAAATGCGCAACAGCAGACAGGGGCACGGCGGCGCCCTACTGGAGTCAACGCCCGCCCACCGCGGGTTGCCAGACACAAACGACTCCAGGCCGGTCTCCGGGCTTGCGAGGGTCATGAACGCATCGCCTTCCCATGCGCGGGGCGCACAGTGGCGTATCGATGCGGTCGCTCGCTTACCGTTGCGGGGGCAGCGTCGGACTTCAACCGACTTCCCGTTTCACCTCACGCGCGGCGGCGTGAGACACCTGAAGCGGGGCGGATATGACCACCCACACCCGCTCAAGTCAAGGCGCGGGGGCAATTGCGGGAGGCGCTTTAGCGGCGACTGCTCGTAGCCTGGATTGGCCGCAGGCGTAATCCGAGTTGCTAATTGTTGCCCTGCTCATCGATGCGCAACTCCGGCAACGCCCTACCCGCCACCAGGCGCTCATCGACCAGGCGAATCACCGCCGCCTCGTCCTTGATGCCGTACCACTCGCCCTGTGGATAAAGGCTCGCAGTCGGCCCCAGATCGCAGGGGAACTGGCACTGGCTGCGGGTGATATGCACACCGCCCTCGCACTCCAGCTTTCCCGCGGCCTTGAGCCGCTGACGCAGAGTTTTCCACAGGCCCAGCGCGCCCTTGCGGGTGCAGCGCGGGCCGTTGCACAGCAGCAGGCGCTGCGCATGCGGTGGGATCTGCGACCAGGCGTGATGCGCAGGAACGGGCGGCACATCGCTGCAGGGCAGATGCGCTTCGCGATGCGCCAGCAGTGCGCTCAGGCCATCGAGCCAGGTGTCCTCCAGTGCCGTGCAGACCACGAACACCTCGGCGCCGTCGCCCCGTTCGGCGATGCGCTCGCGCAGCCAATCACGGTGCGCAGCATCGGCGCGCGGCTCCAGATCGACCACCAGCAGCGGGCGCGGCGCCTCATCGATGGCCTGCCAGAAGCCATCCTGCTCGCTGTCATGCAGATGCGCCTCGCCGAGCAACGCTTCAATGCGCTGCTGCAGACGCTCGGACGATGCCCCACGACCCAGGCCGGGGCCGATGAACAGAACGCGGGCGTAGGGGGTTTGGCTCATGACGGTCTCCAGAACGGGCCGGCAGTCTAGCAGCGCGTCGTGGTCCGGAGGCAATCCGGCGGGTAATAGAAGGCCCGGTGCGCGCGGCGCACCCTACGGAATCAGCGCAGGCGTAAGGCCGCCAGGCCGGCGTTGGCGGGTTTCACCCGCCCTACAAGGACAGCGCCTCGTAGAGAGCGCCCAACTCCGCGAACTCACGCGTTACCGCCGGCAACTCAGGCCGGCGCAGCAGCAACACCGGCAAGCCCAGCTCACGGGCCACCTGCAACTTTGGCTCGGTGGAGGCGCTGCCGCTGTTCTTGCTTACCAGCACGTCGCAGCGGATACGGGCGAACAGCGCGCGTTCCTCCTCCAGGGAGAAAGGCCCACGGGCACCGATGATCTCGGCGCGGGTTGGTGCCGGCTCGGCCTGCAGGCAGCGCACCGTCCAGTGCTGGTGCGCGGGAATCTCGTGCAAATGCGCCAGCGGCTCGCGGCCGGAGGTGAAAAACGGCCGCTCGAAAGGTGCCAGCGCACGGGTCAGTTCATCCCAGCCTTCCACCTCGCGCCAGTCGTCACCCGGACCCGGTTGCCAGCCAGGGCGCCGCAATGCCCAGCATGGCACGCCCGCCAGTTCTGCAGCGCGGGCCGCGTTATGGCTGATCTGCGCCGCATAGGGGTGGGTCAGATCCAGCAGCAGCTCGATGCCTTCGCGGTCGATAAAGGCCGCCAGGCCTTCGGCACCGCCAAAGCCGCCGACGCGCACGCAGCAGGCCAGCTCATCCGGCACGCGACCAAGGCCGGCCAGGCTGTAGATGGTTTCCGACCCCAGTCGACGCGCCAGACGCAGCGCCTCGGTGGTGCCACCGAGCAACAGGATGCGTGCGCTCACGGTTTGCGCACCGCCAGCAGGGTGATCGGCAGCGCCGCACGCCAGGTGTCGAAGCCGCCCAGCGGCTGCGCCTGGGCCACGGCAAGACGCAGCAGCTCGCCGCCCTGCTGCTCACGGAAGGCCACCAGCGCCGCCTCGCTTTGAATGGTCACGGCATTGGCCAGCAGGCGCCCGCCGGGCTTGAGTGCGGCCCAGCAATCATCCAGCACACCGGGCACGGTGACGCCGCCGCCGATAAAGATCGCATCCGGTGCCGGCAATCCGACCAGCGCCTCGGGTGCATGCCCGGCGACCAGCTGCAGACCGGGTACGCCGAGGGCATCTCGGTTGTGGCGGATATGATCCTGACGGCCCTCGTTGGCCTCGATGGCGATGGCGCGGCACGTCGGATGTGCGCGCATCCACTCGATGCCGATGGAACCGCAGCCAGCACCGACATCCCACAGCAGCTCGCCGGGCAGCGGCGCCAGGCGCGCCAGGGTCACCGCGCGCACATCGCGTTTGGTCAGTTGGCCGTCGTGGCGGTAGGCCTCGTCCGGCAGGCCGCAGGTGGGCGGCAGCAGCGTTGTCCCGGCGTCCGCCAGGCACTCCACCGCCAGCAGGTTGAGGTCGGCGCCGCGCGGAAGGTTCCAACTCGCGGCCAGGCCATCGAGACGGCGCTCGTCGGGGCCGCCAAGGTGCTCCAGCAGGGTCAGGCGGCTGGCGCCGAAACCGCGCGCGCGCAGCGCTTCGGCAACCTGCGCGGGGGTGTCGCCATCGGCGCTCAACACCAGCAGGCGCATGCCGGGAAACAGCCGGCCGTTGAGCGTGGCCAGCGGCCGCCCGACCAAGGAGACCACTTCCATCTCCTGCAGCGGCCAGCCCAGGCGCGCCGACGCCAGCGACACCGAGGACGGCGCAGGCAAAACCTGCAACTCGTCGGCCGGCACCTGCCGCGCCAAGCTGGCGCCGACGCCGTAGAACATCGGGTCGCCACTGGCCAGCACGCACACGGCCTCGCCGCGTCGGGCCAGCAACGGCTGCAGATCGAACGGGCTGGGCCAGGTTTCCCGCTCGCCGCTGATGCACGGCGGCAGCAGCGCCAGCTGGCGCGGCGCGCCGACGACGCGCGTGGCCGCCAGCAGAGCACGGCGCGCGGCCTTGCCCAGGCCGGGATAGCCGTCTTCGCCGATGCCGACCAGGGTCAACCAGGGTTTCATCCAATGTCCTCGCACAGGCCCGACGGACCGCCTGTCCGCGCTCGGGGCAAAGCGGGCATAATAGCGCCTTCGTCGGTGCCCTTGAGTCGATACGACTCAGTAAAGGGCCTAAGGAAACTCTGAAATAGTCGTTATTCCCGCGCAGGCGGGAATCCAGAATCTCAGTACTACCTGGGCTCCCGCCTTCGCGGGAGTGACGGTAAATGGCCATTTCAGAGTTTCCCCAAGAGGGAACACGGTAAAACCGTGGCTGCCCCCGCAACTGTAAACAGCGAGTCCAACGCAATCGGCCACTGGAAACAGGCCGCTGAAAAACGTAAGCGAGGCAGGCAAGACAAGGCAAAAACGACCGAAAAAACGCAGTTTACGTGTTGTAAATGAGCATTTTGAGGCCGTTTTTAACGCCGTATTGCCAACGCAGATAGTTTTTCAACGGCCTGTACCGGGAAGGCGCAGCGGATCAAGACCTGTCAGCCAGGAGACCTGCCGACGAACGCTGGTCGCGAGTGCCAACATCGGGCGGGGTGTACCGATGCCATGGAGTCCCCTATGGGATTTCGCTGGTTCGGTCGCCGCGTCGTTATCCACAGGTGACCGCTTGCCCACATCCGTCCGCCCTTCCGCCTGCCCCGGCCTGCTGCGCATCGTGCCTGCGCTGGACGGTGGCATCTGCCGCATCAAGCTGCCTGGCGGCGTGCTGCGCAGCACCCAGGCGCGGGCGATTGCCGAGGCAGCGCGGCAGCATGCCAGTGGCGTGCTGGAGCTTACCAACCGCAGCAACCTGCAAATTCGTGGCGTGCTCCCCGGCCAGGAAGCGCCGCTGATCGATGCCCTCCTCGGTGCCGGCCTCGGCCCGCGAGTGGCCGCCGCCGACGACGTGCGCAACCTGATGCTCAGCCCTGCCGCCGGCCTCGACCCGCAAGCGAGGCTGGACGTACGCCCGCTGGCTGGCCAGTTGCTCGACCTGTTGCAGGACACCCCGGCACTACATGCCCTTTCACCCAAGTTCGCCCTGCAACTGGACGGCGGCGAAGCCCTGGCCATGCGCGAACACCCACACGATCTATGGCTGGTCGCCGAGAACGAGCAGCACCTGCTGCTGGGCCTGGCCGGCTGCCCTGCCGAGACGCCGCTGGCGCGCATCGAAGCGACACACGGCGTAGAGCTGGTGCGCCAACTCCTGCTGCTGTTCCTCGAACTGGCGACTCCCGAGCAATCGCGCATGCGCCAGTTGCTGCAACAGATCCCAGCCGACGAACTGCTGCAACGTCTGCAAGCACGTCTGGATTTTCCCTTGCAACCGGTGCCTGTAAATTGGCAGCAGAGCGCTCCGCTCGACCACGTCCCGGCTGGTATTTATCCACAGGCGCAGAGCGGCCTGTGTATGGTCGCTGCTGGCGCCCAACTAGGCCGGCTGCACGCCGAGCAACTGTTGACGCTGGCCCAACTGAGCGAGCACCACGGCGATGGAAATTTACGCCTGACGCCCTGGCAGGGCGTGCTGCTGGGCAATGTGCCGGAAGCCGCCAGCGGTGAGCTGCTGGCGGCGCTAGGCGAGCTCGGCCTGCTGACGCATATCGACGAACCGCTGCTCGGCCTGGTCGCCTGCACCGGCGCGGCGGCCTGCGAGCGCGGCCTGGCCGATAGCAAACACCACGCCCTGCACCTGGCGGAGCTGCTGCGCGAAAGCGGCGCCCGCCCGCAGGTGCATCTCAGCGCCTGCCCGCGCAGTTGCGCCAGCGCCCGCGTGCTGCCCTATACCCTGCTGGCCAGCACGCCCGATCACTACCAGCTCTACCAACGCACACCCGAGGCGCCCGGTTTCGGCCGTCTGCTGGCGCCAGCCATGACCATCGACGAAGCCGGCGCCTGGTTCGCCCGCCAACACCCCGCAGGAACCCCCGATGCTTGATTACATCCGCGACGGCCAGGAAATCTACCGCCGCTCCTTCGCCACCATCCGCGCCGAGGCCAACCTCGATGGCATCCCCGCCGACCTGGAAAAACTCGCCGTGCGGGTGATCCATGCCTGCGGCATGGTCGATGTGGTGGAGGACCTGCGCTTCTCCCCCGGTGCTGGCGCCGCTGGCCGCGCCGCCCTGCTAGCCGGCGCGCCGATCCTCTGCGATGCGCGCATGGTCGCCGAGGGCATCACCCGCCCGCGCCTGCCGGCGAACAACCAGGTGATCTGCACCCTGCACGACGCCGGCGTACCGGAGCTGGCCCGCGAGTTGGGCAACACCCGCTCGGCGGTGGCTCTGGAACACTGGCGTGAACATCTGGAAGGCAGCGTGGTGGTGATCGGCAACGCGCCCACTGCGCTGTTCTACCTGCTGGAAATGCTCGACGCCGGCGCGCCGAAACCGGCGCTGATCATCGGCATGCCGGTGGGCTTTATCGGCGCGGCAGAATCGAAAGATGCGCTGGCCGCAGACAGCCGTGGCGTGCCCTACGTGATCGTCCGTGGTCGCCGCGGCGGCAGCGCCATGGCAGTGGCGGCAGTCAACGCCCTCGCCTCGGAGGTGGAATGATGGCCGGTCGTCTACTCGGTCTCGGCGTCGGCCCCGGCGACCCCGAGCTACTTACCCTCAAGGCGCTGCGCCTGCTCAAAAGCGCGCCGGTGGTGGCCTACTTCGTGGCTAAGGCCAAGCACAATGCCGGCCATGGCGGCAATGCCTTCGGCATCATCGAAGAGCACCTGGACGCCGCCCAACAGCGCCTACCGCTGGTCTACCCGGTGACCACCGAGAAGCTCGCCCCGCCGCTGTCCTACGAGGATGTGATCGCCGACTTCTACGACACCTGCGCGCAGCAGATCGCCCAATTACTGGACGCCGGCCAGGACGTGGCGGTGATCTGCGAAGGCGACCCGTTCTTCTACGGCTCCTACATGTACCTGCACGACCGCCTGGCCGACCGCTACAAGGTGGAGGTGGTGCCCGGCGTCTGCTCCATGCTCGGCTGCGCCTCGGTGCTGGGCACGCCGCTGGTCTACCGCAACCAGAGCTTGAGCGTGCTCTCTGGCGTGCTGCCGGAAGACGAGCTGGAACAGCGCCTGCGCGACGCCGAAGCGGCGGTTGTGATGAAGCTCGGGCGCAACTTCGACAAGGTGCGCCGCGTGCTGCGCAAGCTCGGCCTGGACGACCGCGCCCATTACGTCGAACGCGCGACCATGGTTAGCCAGAAGATCGTGCCGCTGGACGAGGTAGAGCCCATGGATTCGCCGTACTTTTCCATGATTCTGGTGCCTGGGCAGAAATGGCGGGGGTAATGCCGTAGGGCGGGTGCAACCCGCCTGCAGCGAGCTGGCGGGTTGCACCCGCCCTACCCGTCTCAAGACCGTATACGGATGCACCCCGGGAAACCCATTCCCCGGATTGCAAGGATTTACCGCATGAACATCGTCATCCTCGGCGCCAGCGCGCTGGCCACTGCACAACGCCTCAAGTCACTTTATCCACAGGCCGTGATCCATGGCCTGCGCGGCCGTGCCGATGGCGCCGAACGTCACTACGACGACTTCGGCGAACACCTGCGCGCCCTGTATCGCGCCGGCCAGCCGCTGCTGGTGCTGTGCGCCGCCGGCATCGTCATCCGCAGCCTGGCCGCGCTGCTGGCGGAAAAAGGCGCCGAGCCGCCGGTACTGGCCCTGGCCGAAGACGGCAGCGCCGTGGTGCCGCTGCTCGGTGGCCTGGCCGGGGTCAACCGCCTGGCCCGCGAGATCGCCGCGCACCTGGGTGTGACGCCGGCCATCACCACCAGCGGCGAGCTGCGCTTCGGCACCTGTCTGCTGGAACCACCGGCCGGCTACGCGCTGGCCGACCTACAACAAGGCAAGCGCTTCGTCAGCGACCTGCTCGGCGGCGAAAGCGTGCGTATCGAAGGCGAGGCGCCCTGGCTGGAGGCGGCGCAGCTGCCGGTAGATAAGACCGCGTCGCGGGTTATCCATGTCACCGCCGAGCAACGTCCACCGAGGGCCGACGAACTGCTGATCCACCCGCGCAGCGCCGCCGCACTTATCGAACGCCCCGGCGCCGACCTACCGGCTCGCCTGCAGCAGGCGTATAGCGATGCCAACCTGGCGCCGCAAGCGCTGGCCGTTTTGCTCGCGGACAAAGACTGGATGGCCAATGCCGAGCTACACGCTGCTGCAGCCGAGTTGAACCTGCCACTGCGCTTTATTCACAGCACAGCCGAGCTGCCGCCCGAGCACCATGCCGGCGACGGCCTGCGCCTGCTGCTGGGCGAACAACCACTGGATATCGAACGCCTCGGCCAGCGCCGTGGCCGCCTCAGCGTGGTCGGCCTCGGCCCCGGCGCCGCCGAACATATGACGCCCGCCGTGCGCCGTGCCCTCGACGAAGCCGAAGACCTGCTCGGCTACGACACCTACGTGAAAATGGCCGGCCCGCTGCGCGCCGATCAATGCGTGCACCCCAGCGACAACCGCGAGGAGCTGCAGCGCGCCGCCCACGCCTTCGAACTGGCCGCCAGCGGTCGGCGGGTGGTGATGATCTCCTCGGGCGACCCCGGCGTGTTCGCCATGGCTGCCGCCGTGATGGAGGCGCTGGAAAGCCCGCAAAACGAAGCCTGGCACAGCGTCGAGCTGGAAGTGCTGCCGGGCGTCTCCGCCGCCCTGGCCACCGCCGCCAAGGCCGGCGCGCCGCTGGGTCACGACTTCTGCTTGATCTCACTATCTGACAACCTCAAGCCTTGGGCGGTGATCGAAAAACGCCTGCAGCATGCCGCCATCGCCGATCTGGCCATGGCCTTCTACAACCCGATCTCCAAGGCCCGGCCGTGGCAGCTCGGTCGCGCCCTGGAGCTGCTGCGCCAGCACCGCGAACCGCAGACCCTGGTGGTGCTCGGCCGCGACATTGGCCGCCCCGCCGAGTCCCTGCGCAACCTCACCCTAGGCGAGCTGAGCCCGGAGATGGTGGATATGCGCACCCTGGTGATCATCGGCTCCAGCCAGACCCGTCGCTTCCCCCGTGCCGATAGCGGCGAGTGGGTCTATACGCCGCGCTGGTATCCCGATCTGTAGGAGCCCGCTTGCGGGCGATCCAGCACCGTCGAACACATTGATCGCCGGCAAGCCGGCTCCTACGAAAAGCGCGTCTGCGCGCACCTTACAAACCTACGCGCCAAGTGCCGATATCCCAACCCGTAGGAGCCCGCTTGCGGGCGATCCAGCACCGTCGGACATACTGATCGCCGGCAAGCCGGCTCCTACGAAAAGCGCGTCTACGCACACCTTACAGACCCACGCACCAAGTGCCGGTATCCCAACCCGTAGGAGCCCGCTTGCGGGCGATCCAGCACCGTCGGACACCTTGATCGCCGGCAAGCCGGCTCCTACGAATGGCACGCCTGCACAAACCTTCTAGTCCTGTTCGCCGAACGCGGTAAGCTCAAGCGTTCACAGCACAAATGGGCAACAGGCGATGAACGCGCAATCTTGGGTCGACCTCAAGCAGGATGCCGATACCGGCATCGAGGTGATCCGTGCGCATTTCGAGGGCCACGCCTACGACCCGCACTGGCACGACAGCTACCTGATCGGCTTTACCGAGCAGGGCGTGCAGCAGTTCCACTGCCGACGCGCGCTGTTCAGCAGTGTGCCGGGACAAACCTTCTTCCTCGAACCTGGCGACATCCATGACGGCCATGCGCCGACACCGGGCGGCTTCACCTACTCCACCCTCTATCTCGAGCCGGTCTGGTTGGAACGCGCGTTGCCGGCGCTGTTCGAGCAGGCACCTGCCGACTGCCTGCCCGGCGTGCCGCGCACCCAGCCGGACGACCCCGGCCTGCTGCCCTGTATCGCCAATGCCCTGCAGGCGTTGAACGACAACGAGCCACGCATGGTGCGCGACGCGGCGCTGGATACGCTGCTGGAGCGCATCTCACGCAGCCTGCACTGGCGCCAGCGCCTGCCGGGCAGCCCGCAGATACCCCGCGTGGCCCTGCGTGCCCGCGACTACCTGCACGCACACTTTCACCAGAACATCG
Proteins encoded in this window:
- a CDS encoding precorrin-2 C(20)-methyltransferase is translated as MMAGRLLGLGVGPGDPELLTLKALRLLKSAPVVAYFVAKAKHNAGHGGNAFGIIEEHLDAAQQRLPLVYPVTTEKLAPPLSYEDVIADFYDTCAQQIAQLLDAGQDVAVICEGDPFFYGSYMYLHDRLADRYKVEVVPGVCSMLGCASVLGTPLVYRNQSLSVLSGVLPEDELEQRLRDAEAAVVMKLGRNFDKVRRVLRKLGLDDRAHYVERATMVSQKIVPLDEVEPMDSPYFSMILVPGQKWRG
- the cbiE gene encoding precorrin-6y C5,15-methyltransferase (decarboxylating) subunit CbiE, with product MKPWLTLVGIGEDGYPGLGKAARRALLAATRVVGAPRQLALLPPCISGERETWPSPFDLQPLLARRGEAVCVLASGDPMFYGVGASLARQVPADELQVLPAPSSVSLASARLGWPLQEMEVVSLVGRPLATLNGRLFPGMRLLVLSADGDTPAQVAEALRARGFGASRLTLLEHLGGPDERRLDGLAASWNLPRGADLNLLAVECLADAGTTLLPPTCGLPDEAYRHDGQLTKRDVRAVTLARLAPLPGELLWDVGAGCGSIGIEWMRAHPTCRAIAIEANEGRQDHIRHNRDALGVPGLQLVAGHAPEALVGLPAPDAIFIGGGVTVPGVLDDCWAALKPGGRLLANAVTIQSEAALVAFREQQGGELLRLAVAQAQPLGGFDTWRAALPITLLAVRKP
- the cobJ gene encoding precorrin-3B C(17)-methyltransferase, translating into MNIVILGASALATAQRLKSLYPQAVIHGLRGRADGAERHYDDFGEHLRALYRAGQPLLVLCAAGIVIRSLAALLAEKGAEPPVLALAEDGSAVVPLLGGLAGVNRLAREIAAHLGVTPAITTSGELRFGTCLLEPPAGYALADLQQGKRFVSDLLGGESVRIEGEAPWLEAAQLPVDKTASRVIHVTAEQRPPRADELLIHPRSAAALIERPGADLPARLQQAYSDANLAPQALAVLLADKDWMANAELHAAAAELNLPLRFIHSTAELPPEHHAGDGLRLLLGEQPLDIERLGQRRGRLSVVGLGPGAAEHMTPAVRRALDEAEDLLGYDTYVKMAGPLRADQCVHPSDNREELQRAAHAFELAASGRRVVMISSGDPGVFAMAAAVMEALESPQNEAWHSVELEVLPGVSAALATAAKAGAPLGHDFCLISLSDNLKPWAVIEKRLQHAAIADLAMAFYNPISKARPWQLGRALELLRQHREPQTLVVLGRDIGRPAESLRNLTLGELSPEMVDMRTLVIIGSSQTRRFPRADSGEWVYTPRWYPDL
- a CDS encoding cobalt-precorrin-6A reductase, whose protein sequence is MSARILLLGGTTEALRLARRLGSETIYSLAGLGRVPDELACCVRVGGFGGAEGLAAFIDREGIELLLDLTHPYAAQISHNAARAAELAGVPCWALRRPGWQPGPGDDWREVEGWDELTRALAPFERPFFTSGREPLAHLHEIPAHQHWTVRCLQAEPAPTRAEIIGARGPFSLEEERALFARIRCDVLVSKNSGSASTEPKLQVARELGLPVLLLRRPELPAVTREFAELGALYEALSL
- a CDS encoding AraC family transcriptional regulator, with amino-acid sequence MNAQSWVDLKQDADTGIEVIRAHFEGHAYDPHWHDSYLIGFTEQGVQQFHCRRALFSSVPGQTFFLEPGDIHDGHAPTPGGFTYSTLYLEPVWLERALPALFEQAPADCLPGVPRTQPDDPGLLPCIANALQALNDNEPRMVRDAALDTLLERISRSLHWRQRLPGSPQIPRVALRARDYLHAHFHQNIGLDELARVCGVDRFRLSRAFKAAFGIAPHGYLIQLRLVRARRLLALGTAPADVASDLSFADQSHLGRWFRRANGLTPGAYRSLCTKLQDR
- the cobG gene encoding precorrin-3B synthase — translated: MPTSVRPSACPGLLRIVPALDGGICRIKLPGGVLRSTQARAIAEAARQHASGVLELTNRSNLQIRGVLPGQEAPLIDALLGAGLGPRVAAADDVRNLMLSPAAGLDPQARLDVRPLAGQLLDLLQDTPALHALSPKFALQLDGGEALAMREHPHDLWLVAENEQHLLLGLAGCPAETPLARIEATHGVELVRQLLLLFLELATPEQSRMRQLLQQIPADELLQRLQARLDFPLQPVPVNWQQSAPLDHVPAGIYPQAQSGLCMVAAGAQLGRLHAEQLLTLAQLSEHHGDGNLRLTPWQGVLLGNVPEAASGELLAALGELGLLTHIDEPLLGLVACTGAAACERGLADSKHHALHLAELLRESGARPQVHLSACPRSCASARVLPYTLLASTPDHYQLYQRTPEAPGFGRLLAPAMTIDEAGAWFARQHPAGTPDA
- a CDS encoding precorrin-8X methylmutase; amino-acid sequence: MLDYIRDGQEIYRRSFATIRAEANLDGIPADLEKLAVRVIHACGMVDVVEDLRFSPGAGAAGRAALLAGAPILCDARMVAEGITRPRLPANNQVICTLHDAGVPELARELGNTRSAVALEHWREHLEGSVVVIGNAPTALFYLLEMLDAGAPKPALIIGMPVGFIGAAESKDALAADSRGVPYVIVRGRRGGSAMAVAAVNALASEVE
- a CDS encoding TonB-dependent receptor, coding for MQHLLRLCSLPFALLVGGVAMASESHVDLPAVTVQASAAEEGESDLHTPTTSGSRLELSALQTPASTSSLSGAEVRGRNNLTVQDAVTRTPGISSIGSPGNGGTALSARGFTGHSATMQLYDGTRQYVGAGTVTFPVDTWSVARIDVLRGPASVLYGEGATGAVINVVPKKPFAGEIRNQLRLGYGSDDRRQAALDSGGSLSDELSYRFNINQQASNGWVDRGDSDSLALSAALRWDAHDDLSFTLSHDHGDQSPMRYLGTPLVAGKYRESIRERNYNVANADIRYNDQITRLVSDWHINDVLSASNQLYYIKTQRYWRNAEAFRWQPGDTVERSEFYEIKHTQEQVGDRQTFTLDHTLFGLDSRTVIGVDYNRIHFARQHDFASSFSDSVPLNGSGGGQYQSTDPLGYGPRERNLARQFSLFAENRTQLTERLSLVTGVRRDQVHLQRDNLIDGSSVDRSLSGDNWRAGLVFALTPELSLYGQYATSTEGVNNLLTLNPTQQQFDLSEARQSEIGLKQMFWGGQGEWTLAAYHIVKKKLLSRATPTSPTEQIGQQSSDGLEATLELALGRGWQVSANAAFVRAEYDDFVEGGGDRSGNRPTNVPKRTANLWLNKALGSGVDAGIGARYVDARYADTANTAKVPGYTVVDANIAWQALPDVRLGLELNNLFDRQYATTASSDGEQWYLGAPRSFFVTADYSF
- a CDS encoding (2Fe-2S) ferredoxin domain-containing protein is translated as MSQTPYARVLFIGPGLGRGASSERLQQRIEALLGEAHLHDSEQDGFWQAIDEAPRPLLVVDLEPRADAAHRDWLRERIAERGDGAEVFVVCTALEDTWLDGLSALLAHREAHLPCSDVPPVPAHHAWSQIPPHAQRLLLCNGPRCTRKGALGLWKTLRQRLKAAGKLECEGGVHITRSQCQFPCDLGPTASLYPQGEWYGIKDEAAVIRLVDERLVAGRALPELRIDEQGNN